The Arthrobacter burdickii genomic interval GCGGAGCTGCACCAACCACACCAGCCGGTCCAGCGCATCTCCCTCCCCCGCAGGAGCCTGCGGGACTGCCTCGCGGAGGAGCTGAGGCGGCTGGACCCGGACGAGGTATTCGGGGAAGTCATCACGGAGGGGCTTGCCCGAACCAACCTAAGGAGTGTGCGAACGAGTGAGCGCTGAACCGAAAGTCAGCATCCATCCTTCCCCGACCTCCCTCGCGGCCGCCGTCGCGGCACGACTGATCACGCGCCTCGTCGACGTGCAGAGCGACCGTGGCACGGCGACCGTCGTCCTCACGGGCGGCTCGATCGGCACGGCGGCACTGCAGGCCGTGGTGGAGTCGCCGGCACACACGGCGGTCGACTGGGCCAATGTGCATTTCTGGTGGGGCGACGAACGCTTCCTGCGCGCCGAGGACCCGGACCGCAACGCCGTCCAGGCGCGGTCCGCGTTCCTCGACCGCATCGCCGTCGACCCGGTGAAGATCCACGAGTTCGGCTCGAAGGACGAGTTCCCTGACGAGGATGCGGCGGCCGCGGACTACGCCCGGCAACTGGCGGAGGCAGCACGCGCCGAAGCCGAGGCGGACGGCGTGGGGCAGGTGGATCCGCGCCTGCCGCGCTTCGACGTCCTCCTGCTCGGCGTGGGGCCGGACGCGCACGTCGCCTCCCTCTTCCCGGAGCTGGCAGGGATCCGCACGAAGGGCGAGACGACCGTAGGGGTCGCCGATGCACCGAAGCCTCCCCCGCAGCGCGTCTCCCTGACCCTCGAGGCCATCAACACCGCGCAGGAGGTCTGGCTGTCGGTCAGTGGCAGTGACAAGGCAGGCGCCGTGGGCCTCGCCCTCGCCGGAGCGGGCCACGTGCAGGTCCCGGCCGCCGGAGCCCGTGGAGTGCGGAAGACCCTGTGGCTGATCGACCAGGACGCCGCGCAGAAACTGCCCGGCCGTCTGATCGACCACGACGACGAGGAGACCGGCTGACCCGGACCGCGAAAAAGCCCCCGCTTCCGTCCGGAAGCGGGGGCTTTCCCGTGAATCGGGGGTGCGTCCTACGACTCACCGGCGAAGCGCTGGATGAGGCCCAGCGCCACGATGACGACGCCCCAGGCGAGCCCGAGGGTCACGGTGAAGCGGTTCAGGTTCCGCTCGGCCACGCCGGAGGATCCCATGCTCGAGGTCATGCCGCCACCGAACATGTCCGACATACCGCCGCCACGTCCCTTGTGGAGCAGGATCAGCAGGGTCAGCAGGAGGCTGGTGATCCCGAGCAGGACAAGCAGGATGATACGAAGGATTTCCACGGGGCCCTTTCAAGGCTCGGTAGCCGCTCTGCGGAGCGGCCGGCGCACGGAACTAGTCTGTCACCAGATGCTGTTCGAACCTGACAATACTAGCAAACTCGGCTACGTCGAGGCTCGCACCGCCGACGAGCACGCCGTCGACGTCGCGCTCCTTGAGGATGCTCGCGGCGTTGGCCGCCTTCACCGAGCCGCCGTACAGCAGTCGGGTCTTCGAGGCCGTCTCCGCGTCGAAGAGGGAACCCAGCTCGGCGCGGATGGCAGCGCACATCTCCTGTGCGTCCTCCGGTCCCGCGACCTCGCCCGTACCGATGGCCCAGACGGGTTCGTACGCGACCACCAGCGATGACGCCTGCTCGGGGGTGAGCCCAGCGACGCCCTGGCGGAGCTGGTCGAGCGTGTGGGGGACGTGGCTCCCGGCCTGGCGGATCTCGAGGCCCTCACCGACGCAGAGGACGGGCACCAGGCCGTGGCGGTAGGCCGCGTGCACCTTGCGGTTGAGCAGTTCGTCCGACTCGTTGTGGAGTGTGCGGCGCTCCGAGTGGCCGACGAGGACGTAGGTGCAGTCGAGCTTGCTGAGGAACTGTCCGGAGATGTCGCCGGTGTAGGCACCGGAGTCCTCCGGCGAGAGGTCCTGCCCGCCGAAGACGACGTCGAGGTTGTCGCCCTTCACGAGGGTCTGGACGCCGCGGAGGTCGGTGAAGGGCGGGAAGACGGACACCTCGACGCGCGAGAAGTCATGGCCTGCGTCATCGAGGGTCCAGGCCAGCTTCTGCAGGAAGGTGATGCCCTGCATGTGGTCCAGGTTCATCTTCCAGTTGCCCGCGATGAGCGGCCGGCGGTCGAAGGCGCCGTTGGTCGAGGTGGTCATCGTCGTACTCTCCCTGTTCGTTGACGGCGGGATCCGCAGGGCATGTGCCCTGCGGATCCCGCCATTCCTGTGCGCCCGGTCGTCGGGCGGCTAATCGTGCCGGTCCTGCGCCTGCCTGGCCGCTGTCGTCCCGCTAGTCGCGGGCGAGTGCGGTCAGGCCGGGCAGTTCCTTGCCCTCGAGGTATTCGAGGCTCGCTCCACCACCGGTGGAGATGTGCCCGAACTGGTCGTCGGCGAAACCGAGGCCACGGACAGCAGCGGCGGAATCACCGCCGCCGACCACCGTGAGGGCGCCGTTCGCCTGTGCATCCACGAGGGCCTGCGCGACCGCCCGCGTACCGCCGGCGAAGGCTTCGAACTCGAAGACCCCCATGGGCCCGTTCCAGAAGACTGTCTTCGCCTCCGCGATGTTCGCGGCGAAGTCCCGGCCGGTGACGGGTCCGATGTCCAGGCCGATCCCGGAGGCTCCGTACGTGCCCGCCTCGATCGCGTCGGCCGCGACGACGCTGGAGCCCGCGTCCGCCGCGAACTTCTCCGCCACCACGATGTCCGTCGGCAGGACGAACTGCGTGCCGTCGCGTGCCCCCCGCTCGAGGTAGCCGCGGACGGTGTCGATCTGGTCCTTCTCGAGCAGGCTGCCGCCCACGCTGAAGCCCTGGGCGGCGAGGAAGGTGAACACCATCCCGCCACCCACGAGGATGCGGTCCGCCGTGCCGATCAGGTTCTCGATCACGGCGAGCTTGTCGGACACCTTCGAGCCGCCGAGGACGACGATGAAGGGCCGCTGCGGATCCTTCGTCAGCTTCTCGAGCACGACGAGCTCCGCCCGGACCAGGTCGCCCTGGTAGGCGGGCAGCAGCGCGGCGATGTCGTACACGCTCGCGTGCCTGCGGTGGACCGCCCCGAAGGCGTCGTCGACATAGGCGCCGTCAGGGCCGGCCAGGTCCGCGAGTTCGCGGGCGAAGGCGGAGCGCTCCGCATCGTCCTTGCTCGTCTCGCGTGCATCGAAACGCACGTTCTCGAGCACGAGCACCTCGCCGTCGGACAGCGCGGCGGCCGCGCTGCGCGCGCCCTCCCCCGTGGTGTCCGGTGCAAGGGTGACCGGGAAATCCGCGAGGTCCCGAAGGGCGTCGACGGCCGGCTTGAGCGAGTACTTCTCCTCCGGGGCGCCCTTGGGCCGCCCGAGGTGCGCCAGGACGATGACGGCGGCCCCTGCCTCGCTCAGCTTGCGCAGAACGGGCAGGGACGCGCGGACGCGGCCGTCGTCGGTGACCTTCAGCGAGGGCACCTCGCCCTCGAGGGGCACATTGAGGTCGGAGCGGACGAGGACGCGGCGTCCCCGGACTCCTTCAGCGAGGAGATCGTCGAGTGATGCGTAAGCCACGGACGGGACCGCCTAGGAGAGCTTGGCAGCGACGATTTCGGTCAGGTCGACCAGGCGGTTCGAGTAGCCCCACTCGTTGTCGTACCAGGAGACGACCTTGACCTGGTTGCCGATGACCTTGGTCAGGCCCGAGTCGAAAATCGACGAGTGCGGGTCCGTGACGATGTCGGAGGACACGATCGGGTCCTCGGTGTAGGAGAGGTAGCCCTTCAGGGGACCGTCGGCGGCGGCAGCCTTGTACGCGGCGTTGACCTCCTCGACCGTGACCTCGCGGCCCAGGGTGACGGTGAGGTCCGTGGCGGATCCCGTGGGGACGGGGACGCGGATGGCGTAGCCGTCGAGCTTGCCCTTGAGCTCCGGGAGGACGAGGCCGATCGCCTTGGCCGCACCGGTGGAGGTGGGGACCATGTTGATCGCTGCGGCGCGTGCGCGGCGGAGGTCCTTGTGGGGGCCGTCCTGCAGGTTCTGGTCGGCGGTGTAGGCGTGGATCGTCGTCATGAGTCCGCGCTCGATGCCGAACGAGTCGTTCAGCACCTTGGCCAGGGGGCCCAGGCAGTTCGTGGTGCAGGACGCGTTCGAGATGATGTGGTGGTTCTCGGGGTCGTACTCGCCGTCGTTGACGCCGAGCACCACGGTGAGATCCTCGTCGGAGGCGGGAGCGGAGATCAGGACCTTCTTGGCGCCGGCGTCGATGTGCTTCTGCGCGTCGGATGCCTTCGTGAAGAAGCCGGTGGACTCGATGACGATGTCGACGCCGAGGTCTGCCCAGGGGAGGTTCGCGGGGTCGCGCTCGGCAAGCACCTTGACGCGCTTGCCACCGACCACGAGGTCACCGCCGTCGACCTCCACGGAGGCCTTCAGGCGTCCGGTGACGGAGTCGTACTTCAGCAGGTGCGCGAGGGCCTCGGGGCTCGTCAGATCGTTGACGGCAACGATCTCGAGGTCTGCGCCCTGCTCGAGGGCCGCGCGGAAGTAGTTGCGGCCGATGCGGCCGAAGCCATTGATTCCAACACGAGTAGTCACTGGTTTCCATCTCCTTCATAGGTGGTGCCGCCGGACGACCCTTCTCGGGCGATGCCGGCGACGAATAAATCTGGTACCGGGCACACCTTCGTGCCGAAGTGAATCGGGTCCTGCTGGCTCCCTGCGGAGCGTGGGTGGCGTCCTCGGAGCCGTGCGGGAGATGTCCCTGCACGGCTCCCACCTTACTCAGCGCGGCGTTGCGCGCGCACTGATGACGCGCGAAAGGCTCCGGACGGGCATGGAACCCCCGCCCGGAGCCGCCCTGCCTAGAGGCCGGGGGTGATGAGGACGGACGCTCCGATCCGGGCCGCCTCGAAGCGGGTCTGGACGTCGGCCCAGTTCACGAGGTTCCACCAGGCCTTGACGTAGTCGGGCTTGACGTTGACGTAGTCCAGGTAGAAGGCGTGCTCCCACATGTCCAGCATCAGCAGGGGGACGGTGCCCACCGGCACGTTGCCCTGCTGGTCGTAGAGCTGCTCGATCACGATGTTCTTGCCCAGCGGCTCGTATGCCAGCACGGCCCATCCCGAGCCCTGCAGCGAGGTCGCCGCGGCGCTGAAGTGGGCGCGGAAA includes:
- the secG gene encoding preprotein translocase subunit SecG yields the protein MEILRIILLVLLGITSLLLTLLILLHKGRGGGMSDMFGGGMTSSMGSSGVAERNLNRFTVTLGLAWGVVIVALGLIQRFAGES
- the gap gene encoding type I glyceraldehyde-3-phosphate dehydrogenase, with translation MTTRVGINGFGRIGRNYFRAALEQGADLEIVAVNDLTSPEALAHLLKYDSVTGRLKASVEVDGGDLVVGGKRVKVLAERDPANLPWADLGVDIVIESTGFFTKASDAQKHIDAGAKKVLISAPASDEDLTVVLGVNDGEYDPENHHIISNASCTTNCLGPLAKVLNDSFGIERGLMTTIHAYTADQNLQDGPHKDLRRARAAAINMVPTSTGAAKAIGLVLPELKGKLDGYAIRVPVPTGSATDLTVTLGREVTVEEVNAAYKAAAADGPLKGYLSYTEDPIVSSDIVTDPHSSIFDSGLTKVIGNQVKVVSWYDNEWGYSNRLVDLTEIVAAKLS
- a CDS encoding phosphoglycerate kinase, which encodes MAYASLDDLLAEGVRGRRVLVRSDLNVPLEGEVPSLKVTDDGRVRASLPVLRKLSEAGAAVIVLAHLGRPKGAPEEKYSLKPAVDALRDLADFPVTLAPDTTGEGARSAAAALSDGEVLVLENVRFDARETSKDDAERSAFARELADLAGPDGAYVDDAFGAVHRRHASVYDIAALLPAYQGDLVRAELVVLEKLTKDPQRPFIVVLGGSKVSDKLAVIENLIGTADRILVGGGMVFTFLAAQGFSVGGSLLEKDQIDTVRGYLERGARDGTQFVLPTDIVVAEKFAADAGSSVVAADAIEAGTYGASGIGLDIGPVTGRDFAANIAEAKTVFWNGPMGVFEFEAFAGGTRAVAQALVDAQANGALTVVGGGDSAAAVRGLGFADDQFGHISTGGGASLEYLEGKELPGLTALARD
- the pgl gene encoding 6-phosphogluconolactonase; the protein is MSAEPKVSIHPSPTSLAAAVAARLITRLVDVQSDRGTATVVLTGGSIGTAALQAVVESPAHTAVDWANVHFWWGDERFLRAEDPDRNAVQARSAFLDRIAVDPVKIHEFGSKDEFPDEDAAAADYARQLAEAARAEAEADGVGQVDPRLPRFDVLLLGVGPDAHVASLFPELAGIRTKGETTVGVADAPKPPPQRVSLTLEAINTAQEVWLSVSGSDKAGAVGLALAGAGHVQVPAAGARGVRKTLWLIDQDAAQKLPGRLIDHDDEETG
- the tpiA gene encoding triose-phosphate isomerase; its protein translation is MTTSTNGAFDRRPLIAGNWKMNLDHMQGITFLQKLAWTLDDAGHDFSRVEVSVFPPFTDLRGVQTLVKGDNLDVVFGGQDLSPEDSGAYTGDISGQFLSKLDCTYVLVGHSERRTLHNESDELLNRKVHAAYRHGLVPVLCVGEGLEIRQAGSHVPHTLDQLRQGVAGLTPEQASSLVVAYEPVWAIGTGEVAGPEDAQEMCAAIRAELGSLFDAETASKTRLLYGGSVKAANAASILKERDVDGVLVGGASLDVAEFASIVRFEQHLVTD